GCCCATGCCGCAAAACAGCAACAACGTCAGCAAAAGGAGGCTGCATGAGCCAGCAACAACCCGCGCTCAAGGAGTGGCCACTGTGGGAAGTTTTCGTCCGCAGCAAACAAGGCCTGGAACACAAACACTGTGGCAGCCTGCACGCCAGCGATGCACAGCACGCGCTGCAAATGGCGCGCGATGTTTACACACGCCGCCAGGAAGGCGTGAGCATCTGGGTTGTGCCGTCCAACACCATCACCGCCAGCGAACCCGACAGCAAAGACAGCTTCTTTGATCCGGCCGCCGACAAGATCTACCGCCACCCGACTTTCTACGACATTCCTGACAAAGTGGGGCACATGTGATGGAAACCCCAGCGATCACAGGCGCCAGCGCCCCGGCCGATTACCTGCTGCATCTGGCCGACAACGCTTTGGTACTGGGGCAGCGCAACGCCGAATGGTGCGGGCACGGCCCCATACTTGAAGAAGATCTGGCGATGGCGAACAACAGCCTCGACCTGATTGGCCAGGCGCGCATGCTCTACCAGCACGCCGCATCGCTCATCAACGCAGACGCAGCAACGGCCCAACGTTTCAAGCACTTGCAAGGTGCCCGCGTCGACGGCCAGGTCACCGACGATACGCTCGCCTATTTCAGAGACACCGCCGAATTCCGCAACCACACGCTGCTGGAGCTGCCCCACCACGGCCCGTTGGTGGGCTATGCCAACAGCGAACGCGACTATGCCGTGACCCTC
This region of Hydrogenophaga crassostreae genomic DNA includes:
- the paaB gene encoding 1,2-phenylacetyl-CoA epoxidase subunit PaaB, with product MSQQQPALKEWPLWEVFVRSKQGLEHKHCGSLHASDAQHALQMARDVYTRRQEGVSIWVVPSNTITASEPDSKDSFFDPAADKIYRHPTFYDIPDKVGHM